The following proteins come from a genomic window of Dongia rigui:
- a CDS encoding Atu4866 domain-containing protein, whose amino-acid sequence MAVHAEARFEPMPTPLIDNPAVEPSGEWISLRNTGVRLFLTSDGRYAKHQGVRMATHSGRYSRRGREIRFVDEFDFIMVGEISNDTLKIGEYVYRRG is encoded by the coding sequence ATGGCAGTTCATGCCGAGGCTCGCTTCGAGCCGATGCCGACACCGCTCATAGACAACCCGGCCGTCGAGCCGAGCGGTGAATGGATCAGCCTGCGCAACACCGGCGTGCGGCTGTTCCTCACCAGCGACGGTCGCTATGCCAAGCACCAGGGCGTGCGCATGGCGACCCATAGCGGCCGCTACAGCCGCCGCGGCCGCGAAATCCGCTTCGTCGATGAATTCGACTTCATCATGGTGGGCGAAATCAGCAACGACACGCTTAAGATCGGCGAATACGTCTATCGCCGCGGGTGA
- a CDS encoding SDR family oxidoreductase yields MAGKENVPGKENVLGKVVLITGASSGIGEATARALGAEGAKLVLGARRTDRLEKIAAEIKTAGGTVEWRKLDVTDRADVAAFVDFAKATFGRVDVIVNNAGLMPLSPFTALKVDEWDRMIDVNLKGVLYGIAAVLPLMKAQGMGHIINISSMAGRRVMATAGVYCATKFGVHALSEALRIENNDIRVTVISPGATESELADTITDQATKAAITNLRKQAMGADAVARAIAFAIAQPDDIDVGEIMVRPTITTH; encoded by the coding sequence ATGGCTGGCAAAGAGAATGTGCCCGGTAAGGAAAATGTCCTGGGCAAGGTCGTCCTGATCACGGGGGCCAGCAGCGGCATCGGCGAGGCCACTGCGCGCGCGTTGGGGGCAGAAGGCGCCAAACTGGTGCTGGGTGCCCGCCGCACCGACCGGCTGGAGAAGATTGCAGCGGAGATCAAGACGGCCGGCGGTACGGTGGAATGGCGCAAGCTCGACGTCACCGACCGCGCCGATGTGGCGGCCTTCGTCGATTTTGCCAAGGCCACGTTCGGCCGGGTCGATGTCATCGTCAATAATGCGGGGTTGATGCCGCTCTCGCCCTTCACCGCCCTCAAGGTCGATGAATGGGACCGCATGATCGACGTCAATCTGAAGGGCGTGCTCTATGGCATCGCCGCCGTCTTGCCGCTCATGAAGGCGCAAGGCATGGGGCATATCATCAATATTTCCTCCATGGCGGGCCGCCGGGTGATGGCGACGGCTGGCGTCTATTGCGCCACCAAATTCGGCGTGCATGCGCTGTCCGAGGCGCTGCGCATCGAAAACAATGACATCCGCGTCACCGTCATTTCGCCTGGCGCTACAGAATCGGAACTAGCCGACACCATCACCGATCAGGCTACAAAGGCGGCGATCACCAACCTGCGCAAACAGGCGATGGGGGCCGATGCCGTGGCGCGGGCGATTGCTTTCGCCATCGCCCAGCCGGACGACATCGATGTTGGCGAGATCATGGTGCGACCGACCATCACGACTCACTGA
- a CDS encoding AraC family transcriptional regulator, translating into MDRQAEFAALIEQYTSGDGMLETALPRVALAKLSKPSEPMHGVHQPALCIIAQGRKQVILGDSIYFYDASQYLVASVDVPVVGQVVEATPEKPYLSFKLNLDPHLISELILETGLTDEIEREGAGGTLSTSLSLATVTPELLDAVMRMLRLLDKPRDIAVLGPLAEREILYRLLNGPDAARLRQIAQVDSKLQRVTRAIAWIKQHFTEPFSIELLASEARMSASALHHHFKQVTAMSPLQYQKQLRLQEARRLILIQGSDAASAGHQVGYESPSQFSREYSRLFGAPPLRDANRLKATPGALVPA; encoded by the coding sequence ATGGACCGACAGGCCGAATTCGCCGCCTTGATTGAACAATACACCAGCGGAGACGGGATGCTGGAGACCGCCCTGCCCCGGGTGGCCCTGGCCAAATTGAGCAAACCGTCCGAGCCGATGCACGGCGTTCACCAGCCGGCCTTGTGCATCATTGCGCAAGGGCGCAAGCAGGTGATCCTGGGCGACAGCATCTATTTCTATGACGCCAGCCAATATCTGGTGGCCTCGGTCGACGTGCCGGTGGTGGGCCAAGTGGTCGAGGCCACGCCGGAGAAGCCTTATCTGAGCTTCAAGCTCAACCTCGATCCGCATCTCATCAGCGAATTGATCCTGGAGACCGGCCTCACCGACGAGATCGAGCGCGAGGGGGCGGGTGGGACGCTGAGCACATCGCTGAGCCTTGCCACCGTGACGCCGGAACTGCTCGATGCCGTCATGCGCATGCTGCGCCTGCTGGACAAGCCCCGCGACATCGCCGTGCTGGGGCCCTTGGCCGAGCGGGAGATTCTCTATCGCCTGCTCAACGGCCCGGATGCCGCGCGCCTGCGCCAGATCGCCCAGGTCGACAGCAAGCTGCAGCGTGTGACCCGCGCCATCGCCTGGATCAAGCAGCATTTCACCGAGCCGTTCTCGATCGAACTCCTCGCCTCGGAAGCGCGCATGAGCGCCTCGGCACTGCATCACCATTTCAAGCAGGTGACGGCGATGAGTCCGCTCCAATACCAGAAGCAGCTGCGCCTGCAGGAAGCGCGGCGACTCATCCTCATCCAGGGATCGGATGCAGCGAGTGCGGGGCACCAGGTCGGCTATGAATCGCCCTCGCAATTCAGCCGCGAATACAGCCGGCTCTTCGGTGCGCCGCCTTTGCGCGACGCCAACCGGCTCAAGGCGACGCCGGGAGCACTTGTGCCGGCTTGA
- a CDS encoding transglutaminase-like cysteine peptidase: MALLLGTVASLPLAEGRLYPSLFGSQEFQGPDLGKFPKWVSMLSRWRKGACEAPDCAVAAWDAITASLLGKDRAAQLRTVNAAFNQRRYVGDARNWGRDDYWETPYEFLARNGDCEDYAIAKFMALKAAGVPSSEMRIVAVRNMALGGEGHAVLVVYDGGTAYLLDNQIKDVVPADLVTAYQPVYSINDQAWWRHRNGQMPEIKPAQVLPASP, encoded by the coding sequence ATGGCGTTACTCCTTGGCACCGTGGCATCGTTGCCGCTGGCCGAGGGCCGCCTATATCCATCGCTCTTCGGCTCGCAAGAGTTTCAAGGGCCGGACCTCGGCAAGTTTCCGAAATGGGTGTCCATGCTGTCGCGCTGGCGCAAAGGCGCATGTGAAGCGCCCGATTGTGCCGTGGCCGCTTGGGATGCGATAACCGCGTCTCTGCTGGGAAAGGACCGCGCCGCGCAGCTTCGCACGGTCAATGCCGCCTTCAACCAGCGCCGCTATGTCGGCGATGCCAGGAATTGGGGCCGCGACGATTACTGGGAAACACCCTATGAATTCCTCGCCCGCAACGGTGATTGCGAGGATTACGCCATCGCCAAATTCATGGCGCTGAAGGCAGCGGGCGTGCCGTCATCCGAGATGCGCATTGTCGCCGTGCGCAACATGGCCCTCGGTGGCGAGGGCCATGCCGTGCTGGTGGTCTATGACGGCGGCACCGCTTATCTCCTCGACAACCAGATCAAGGATGTGGTGCCGGCGGACCTGGTCACCGCCTACCAGCCGGTCTATTCGATCAACGACCAGGCCTGGTGGCGGCACCGGAACGGGCAGATGCCCGAGATCAAGCCGGCACAAGTGCTCCCGGCGTCGCCTTGA
- a CDS encoding aminotransferase class V-fold PLP-dependent enzyme, which produces MLDLDRIRAETPATSRRAYLHNAGAALTPAPIVAAMKDYLDLEAEIGGYAAATREAPRLDGVYASVARLLNAAPAEIALVENATVAWQMAFYGLAQSFKAGDRILTAEAEYGANYVAFLQIAKRSGVVIDVVPSDASGALDVAALERMIDNRVKLIAVTWVPTNGGLANPAAAIGRITRTHNIPYLLDACQAVGQMPVDVQALGCDMLSATGRKFLRGSRGSGFLYIRRAFMETFEPPMLDHFAAEWVARDRYELRPDARRFENWENNYAARLGLGLAVDYALAIGLETIERRCRLLSTRLRDGLQAIPHVTVRDLGPNPSAIVSFTHDKVEATDIVKQAAANNIIIGASDPASTRIDAERRRLPMLVRASPHYYNTEAEVDRLVELVAAVR; this is translated from the coding sequence ATGCTCGATCTTGACCGCATCCGCGCCGAGACGCCGGCCACTTCCCGTCGCGCCTATCTCCACAATGCCGGCGCCGCCCTCACCCCCGCGCCCATCGTCGCCGCGATGAAGGATTATCTCGACCTTGAGGCCGAGATCGGCGGCTATGCCGCGGCAACGCGCGAAGCGCCAAGGCTCGACGGCGTCTATGCCTCGGTGGCGCGCCTCCTCAATGCGGCCCCGGCAGAGATCGCGCTGGTCGAGAACGCGACGGTGGCCTGGCAGATGGCCTTCTATGGCCTGGCGCAAAGTTTCAAGGCCGGTGACCGCATCCTCACGGCGGAAGCCGAATACGGCGCCAATTACGTGGCGTTCCTGCAGATCGCCAAGCGCAGTGGCGTCGTCATCGATGTCGTGCCCTCCGATGCCAGCGGCGCGCTCGATGTCGCGGCGCTGGAGCGGATGATCGACAACCGGGTAAAGTTGATTGCCGTCACCTGGGTCCCCACCAATGGCGGCCTTGCCAACCCGGCGGCAGCGATCGGGCGCATCACCCGCACCCACAACATCCCCTATCTGCTCGATGCCTGCCAGGCGGTGGGGCAGATGCCGGTCGATGTGCAGGCCCTGGGTTGCGACATGCTGTCGGCGACGGGACGCAAGTTCCTGCGCGGGTCGCGCGGGTCGGGCTTCCTCTATATCCGGCGCGCCTTCATGGAGACGTTCGAGCCTCCGATGCTCGATCACTTTGCCGCCGAATGGGTGGCGCGGGATCGCTATGAATTGCGCCCCGATGCGCGCCGCTTCGAGAATTGGGAGAACAATTATGCAGCGAGGCTGGGTCTCGGCCTTGCCGTCGACTATGCGCTGGCGATCGGCCTCGAGACAATCGAGCGGCGCTGCCGCCTGCTCAGCACCCGCCTGCGCGATGGCCTGCAGGCGATCCCCCACGTCACGGTCCGCGATCTGGGGCCGAACCCGTCGGCGATTGTCAGCTTCACCCATGACAAGGTGGAGGCGACCGATATTGTGAAACAGGCGGCCGCAAACAACATCATCATCGGCGCCTCGGACCCCGCCAGCACCCGCATCGACGCCGAACGCCGCCGCCTGCCCATGCTGGTGCGCGCGAGCCCGCATTACTACAACACGGAAGCGGAAGTGGACCGGCTGGTGGAGTTGGTGGCGGCGGTGAGGTGA
- a CDS encoding transglutaminase-like cysteine peptidase produces the protein MMRAAVIAACALMLVSLPAQARMYPPIFNSKEFANQGIKKFPKWGDMLKRWNNAAPCDDDECTVDGWADLLDELKGKDRMTQIKEVNRFFNGERYIIDMKNWGIEDYWATPYQFLKMDGDCEDYAIAKFMALKALGVPTEDMRVLALRDLNLDVGHAVLIVYDGDTPLLLDNQIKTVVPANSVKHYMPIFSLSETGWWLHRK, from the coding sequence ATGATGCGCGCCGCTGTCATCGCTGCCTGCGCGCTGATGCTGGTGTCGTTGCCGGCGCAGGCGCGCATGTATCCGCCGATCTTCAATTCCAAGGAATTCGCCAACCAGGGCATCAAGAAATTCCCCAAATGGGGCGATATGCTCAAACGCTGGAACAACGCAGCACCCTGCGACGACGATGAATGCACGGTCGACGGCTGGGCGGATCTGCTCGACGAATTGAAGGGCAAGGATCGGATGACCCAGATCAAGGAGGTCAACCGCTTCTTCAACGGCGAGCGCTACATCATCGACATGAAGAACTGGGGCATCGAGGATTACTGGGCGACACCCTACCAGTTCCTGAAGATGGACGGCGATTGCGAGGATTACGCCATCGCCAAATTCATGGCGCTGAAGGCGCTGGGCGTGCCCACGGAAGACATGCGCGTGCTGGCCCTGCGCGACCTCAATCTCGATGTCGGCCATGCCGTGCTCATCGTCTATGACGGCGACACGCCCTTGCTGCTCGACAACCAGATCAAGACCGTGGTGCCGGCCAACAGCGTCAAACACTACATGCCGATTTTCTCCTTGAGCGAAACCGGCTGGTGGCTGCACCGGAAGTGA
- a CDS encoding winged helix-turn-helix transcriptional regulator: MALKQRRSTAAPVPEKCAVGECMALLGGAWTPNVVWHLSGGPRRFGELRRDMPPISPKMLSARLKDLEAKGVVTRIARPTSPPSVDYALTDLGRELVPAIEAIVAVGHKLKARGHALRPAAE, encoded by the coding sequence ATGGCTTTGAAACAACGCCGCAGCACTGCCGCACCGGTTCCGGAAAAATGCGCGGTCGGTGAATGCATGGCGCTGCTGGGCGGTGCCTGGACGCCCAATGTCGTGTGGCATCTCTCCGGCGGGCCGCGCCGCTTTGGCGAACTCCGGCGTGATATGCCGCCGATCTCGCCCAAAATGCTGAGTGCGCGCTTGAAGGATCTCGAAGCCAAGGGGGTCGTCACCCGCATCGCGCGCCCGACGTCGCCGCCCTCGGTCGATTATGCGCTGACCGATCTCGGGCGCGAATTGGTGCCGGCGATCGAGGCCATCGTCGCCGTCGGCCACAAACTGAAGGCGCGCGGCCATGCCCTGCGCCCGGCGGCGGAATGA
- a CDS encoding nuclear transport factor 2 family protein, translated as MDPRFQEVAAALETYFDGLYHSDIKRLGAVFHPQAIYACATDGTLTYHTMASYFPIVAARPAPAASNAPRADRIVSIQFAGPVTALATVNCAIGPKFFTDLLTFVKLDGRWQIMAKVFHFDLQPEKAA; from the coding sequence ATGGATCCGCGCTTTCAGGAAGTCGCCGCCGCCTTAGAGACCTATTTCGACGGCCTTTATCACTCCGACATCAAGCGGCTGGGCGCGGTCTTCCACCCGCAGGCGATCTATGCCTGCGCCACCGATGGCACGCTCACTTATCACACGATGGCGAGCTATTTCCCGATCGTTGCCGCCAGGCCGGCGCCCGCGGCCAGCAACGCGCCGCGCGCCGACCGCATTGTCTCGATCCAATTTGCCGGGCCGGTCACCGCGCTCGCCACCGTCAATTGCGCCATCGGCCCCAAATTCTTCACCGATCTCCTCACCTTCGTGAAGCTCGATGGGCGTTGGCAGATCATGGCGAAGGTGTTTCACTTCGACCTGCAACCGGAGAAGGCGGCGTGA
- a CDS encoding NAD(P)H-dependent flavin oxidoreductase — MSKPDAGKTWPDQRVTQLFGIEHPILQGPMAGPCYADMAIAVAEAGGLGSLPTATFSADQARAEWQIIRQQTDKPINLNFFCHTAPKVDAARETAWRQRLAPYYREFGIDPTVPIPTSNRTPFDDGLCRMVEEFRPAVVSFHFGLPEKALLARVKATGAKVIASATSVDEALWIEAQGADAVIAQGAEAGGHRGMFLNGDPLDVALTQSGTMALVPQVVDAVKVPVIAAGGIADARGIAAAFALGASGVQIGTAYLFTPEARISAPHRAALTGAKDGQTALTNIFTGRPARGLMNRAMRELGPLSRDVPEFPLAGGALTPLKAKAEAAGSGDFGSLWAGQAVALGKRPQQPLGAADLTRKLAVEALERIGV; from the coding sequence ATGAGCAAGCCCGACGCTGGCAAGACTTGGCCGGATCAGCGCGTCACCCAATTGTTCGGCATCGAGCACCCCATTCTGCAGGGTCCGATGGCGGGGCCGTGCTATGCCGACATGGCGATTGCGGTCGCGGAAGCGGGCGGTCTCGGTTCCCTGCCGACGGCGACCTTCAGCGCCGACCAGGCCCGCGCGGAATGGCAGATCATCCGTCAGCAGACCGATAAGCCGATCAATCTCAATTTCTTCTGCCACACGGCACCGAAAGTCGACGCCGCGCGGGAAACGGCCTGGCGCCAGCGGCTGGCACCCTATTACCGGGAGTTCGGCATCGATCCCACTGTCCCCATTCCCACCAGCAACCGCACGCCCTTCGATGACGGCCTCTGCCGCATGGTCGAGGAGTTCCGCCCCGCGGTGGTGAGCTTCCATTTCGGCCTGCCGGAAAAGGCGCTGCTGGCGCGCGTCAAGGCAACGGGCGCCAAAGTCATTGCCTCCGCCACCTCGGTCGACGAGGCGCTCTGGATCGAGGCGCAGGGCGCCGATGCCGTCATCGCGCAAGGAGCCGAGGCCGGCGGCCATCGCGGCATGTTCCTGAACGGCGATCCGCTCGACGTGGCGCTGACGCAATCCGGCACCATGGCCCTGGTGCCGCAGGTGGTCGATGCCGTGAAAGTGCCGGTGATCGCCGCCGGCGGCATCGCCGATGCGCGCGGGATCGCCGCGGCCTTTGCGTTGGGCGCATCCGGCGTACAGATCGGCACCGCCTATCTCTTCACGCCGGAAGCGCGCATCAGCGCGCCGCACCGGGCGGCATTGACGGGTGCCAAGGACGGGCAGACGGCGCTCACCAACATCTTCACCGGGCGCCCGGCGCGGGGCCTCATGAACCGCGCCATGCGCGAGTTGGGGCCGTTGAGCCGCGACGTCCCGGAATTTCCGCTGGCGGGCGGCGCCCTGACGCCGCTCAAGGCCAAGGCGGAAGCGGCCGGTTCCGGCGATTTCGGCTCGCTCTGGGCGGGGCAGGCGGTGGCCCTGGGAAAGAGACCGCAACAGCCGCTGGGTGCGGCGGATTTGACACGGAAGCTTGCAGTGGAAGCGCTGGAGAGGATCGGGGTGTAG
- a CDS encoding DUF3828 domain-containing protein, whose translation MSFNLRPVFIAAAFLIAGCAASVAEEGFDSPQALLEELYGHYAGKPAGSGVDLGDQKMIEKYFTPELAAKIVADDAKAAAANEIPALDGDPFVDSQDWEITELATAVGKSSTPDTTTAKVHLKSYGEEKNLTLMLQKTAKGWQIADIDWGYDKLSHLYAE comes from the coding sequence ATGTCGTTCAATCTGCGTCCCGTTTTCATCGCCGCCGCCTTTCTCATCGCCGGCTGTGCCGCCAGTGTTGCCGAGGAAGGCTTCGACAGCCCGCAGGCGCTGCTCGAGGAACTTTATGGCCATTACGCCGGCAAGCCCGCCGGCAGTGGTGTCGATCTGGGCGACCAGAAGATGATCGAAAAATATTTCACGCCGGAACTGGCGGCCAAGATCGTGGCCGACGATGCCAAGGCTGCCGCCGCCAATGAGATACCGGCCCTCGATGGCGATCCCTTCGTCGATTCCCAGGATTGGGAGATCACCGAACTGGCGACCGCCGTCGGCAAGTCATCGACCCCTGACACGACCACTGCCAAGGTCCATCTCAAAAGCTACGGCGAAGAGAAGAACCTGACGCTGATGCTGCAGAAGACGGCCAAGGGCTGGCAGATCGCCGACATCGATTGGGGCTACGACAAGCTGTCCCACCTCTACGCGGAGTAA
- a CDS encoding putative quinol monooxygenase — protein sequence MAQKPLTIIAQVQAHPGKENELLAAQRELVAGVVKEPGCIRYELHVSNEKKGRTIFVESWESFDLWQDHMKAPALAAFRAKAGHLVAETILDQMTPDR from the coding sequence ATGGCGCAAAAACCCCTCACCATCATCGCCCAGGTCCAGGCCCATCCCGGCAAGGAAAACGAACTGCTCGCCGCCCAGCGGGAGCTGGTGGCCGGCGTCGTCAAGGAGCCGGGCTGCATCCGCTATGAGCTCCATGTCTCGAACGAGAAAAAGGGCCGCACCATCTTTGTCGAAAGCTGGGAAAGCTTCGATTTGTGGCAGGACCACATGAAGGCACCGGCCCTGGCCGCCTTCCGTGCCAAGGCGGGGCATCTGGTGGCGGAGACGATCCTCGACCAGATGACGCCGGACCGCTAG
- a CDS encoding PAS domain-containing protein, whose protein sequence is MATVRILAGSIEALHSYWRSLAGGAVPQRSDVDPTAIKQLLPYLYIVKFETDPFRVRYMLVGTEADRWNDLSLTGRYLDEFLPVDRNSANHTLLACYQRAFETGAPVFGSYTWPTRAGYTLEVRFGMFPLRVGEKIEQCLAIEDYSGFPPDIADDGIPTQDPVKDAAAPKD, encoded by the coding sequence ATGGCGACTGTGCGCATTCTTGCCGGCAGCATCGAAGCTCTGCACAGCTATTGGCGGAGCCTCGCCGGTGGCGCGGTACCACAACGCAGCGATGTCGATCCGACGGCGATCAAGCAATTGCTGCCCTATCTCTACATCGTCAAATTCGAGACCGATCCTTTTCGCGTGCGCTACATGCTGGTCGGCACCGAGGCCGACCGGTGGAACGACCTCAGCCTGACGGGGCGTTATCTCGACGAGTTCCTGCCGGTCGATCGCAACAGCGCCAACCACACGCTGCTCGCCTGCTATCAACGCGCCTTCGAAACCGGCGCGCCGGTCTTTGGCAGCTATACCTGGCCGACCCGGGCCGGCTATACGCTGGAGGTGCGCTTTGGCATGTTCCCCTTGCGCGTTGGCGAGAAGATCGAGCAATGCCTCGCCATTGAGGACTATTCCGGTTTCCCGCCGGATATCGCCGATGACGGCATCCCGACGCAAGACCCGGTGAAGGACGCTGCCGCGCCCAAGGATTGA
- a CDS encoding MFS transporter, with the protein MRPEPPTHATNDLTSHKDGTGISRWMTFLMAMSCGLIAANLYYAQPLVKPISESLGLSPHIAGFLVTMTQIGYGIGLLLIVPLADLIENRRLILGVMALGTLALVTAAFSTHAAQFLPAALFIGIGSCAVQILVPFAAHLAPEAKRGQVVGNVMSGLMFGIMLARPIASFITEVSSWHVVYFYSIAVMVALGLLLSRALPQRFPASQMKYGDLLLSMAHLALKTPVLQRRALYQASMFGAFSLFWTATPLLLASPAFGISQAGIALFALAGVAGVVAAPIAGRLADRGLTRPATACAMASVAIAFLMTEIVAPGSTLSLGLLVAAAVVLDFGVTANVVLGQRMIYSLGAEYRGRLNGLYMATFFMGGAAGSALGAWAFAQGGWSLTAWIGLGLPVAAMLYFATEKRR; encoded by the coding sequence ATGCGCCCGGAACCGCCAACTCACGCGACCAATGACCTGACGTCACATAAGGACGGCACCGGCATCTCGCGCTGGATGACGTTCCTGATGGCGATGTCCTGCGGGCTCATTGCCGCCAATCTCTATTACGCGCAGCCATTGGTGAAGCCGATCAGCGAGAGCCTTGGCCTGTCGCCGCATATCGCCGGCTTCCTCGTCACCATGACGCAGATTGGTTATGGCATCGGCCTCCTGCTGATCGTGCCCTTGGCCGATCTCATCGAGAACCGGCGCCTCATCCTGGGGGTCATGGCGCTGGGCACGCTGGCCCTGGTCACCGCTGCCTTCTCGACCCATGCGGCGCAGTTCCTGCCGGCGGCGCTCTTTATCGGCATCGGCTCCTGCGCCGTGCAGATCCTGGTGCCCTTTGCCGCCCATCTGGCACCTGAAGCCAAGCGTGGCCAGGTGGTCGGCAATGTCATGAGCGGGCTGATGTTCGGCATCATGCTGGCGCGGCCCATTGCCAGCTTCATCACGGAAGTGAGCTCGTGGCATGTGGTCTATTTCTATTCGATCGCGGTGATGGTGGCGCTCGGCCTCCTCCTCTCGCGCGCGTTGCCGCAACGCTTCCCGGCCTCGCAGATGAAGTATGGCGATTTGCTGCTCTCGATGGCGCATCTCGCCTTGAAGACGCCGGTGCTGCAGCGCCGCGCGCTCTATCAGGCCTCTATGTTCGGCGCCTTCAGCCTGTTCTGGACGGCGACACCCTTGCTGCTGGCGAGCCCTGCTTTCGGCATCAGCCAGGCCGGCATCGCGCTTTTTGCCCTGGCCGGCGTCGCCGGCGTCGTGGCGGCTCCCATTGCCGGGCGCCTCGCTGATCGCGGATTGACGCGGCCGGCCACCGCCTGCGCCATGGCATCCGTCGCCATCGCTTTCCTGATGACCGAGATCGTGGCGCCCGGCAGCACGTTGTCGCTGGGCCTTCTGGTTGCGGCGGCGGTCGTGCTCGATTTCGGTGTCACCGCCAATGTCGTGCTGGGCCAGCGCATGATCTACAGCCTGGGTGCCGAATATCGCGGCCGCCTCAACGGCCTCTATATGGCGACCTTCTTCATGGGAGGTGCGGCAGGCTCGGCGCTGGGTGCCTGGGCCTTCGCGCAAGGCGGCTGGTCCTTGACCGCCTGGATCGGCCTCGGCCTGCCGGTCGCGGCCATGCTCTATTTCGCCACCGAGAAGCGGCGCTAG
- a CDS encoding PAS domain-containing protein — MGGFDADAFAAGIHHPHLQRFFAYWRAKAGGRDMPTRADLDPIDFRYALGYVVLVDVERHPLRFRFRLYGSGLVNYFGDGDYTGKYADELLPADYAPFVVEAYTAAVEGRVPRYAARDLVMNQQRLIYKVLTLPLADAKQPDEIGMLAIVMLPIERKPVTAP, encoded by the coding sequence ATGGGCGGATTTGATGCCGATGCGTTTGCTGCGGGAATCCACCATCCGCATCTCCAAAGATTCTTTGCCTATTGGCGTGCCAAGGCCGGCGGTCGCGACATGCCGACGCGCGCCGATCTCGACCCGATCGATTTCCGCTACGCCCTCGGTTATGTCGTGCTGGTCGATGTCGAGCGGCACCCGTTGCGCTTCCGCTTCCGCCTCTATGGCAGCGGTCTGGTGAATTATTTCGGCGATGGCGACTATACCGGCAAATATGCCGATGAATTGCTGCCGGCCGATTATGCGCCTTTCGTGGTGGAGGCCTACACTGCCGCCGTCGAAGGTCGCGTACCGCGTTACGCGGCGCGCGACCTGGTGATGAACCAGCAGCGCCTCATCTATAAAGTGCTCACGCTGCCGCTTGCCGATGCCAAACAACCCGACGAGATCGGCATGCTTGCCATCGTCATGCTGCCGATCGAACGCAAGCCCGTGACGGCGCCCTAG